The following proteins are encoded in a genomic region of Ostrea edulis chromosome 7, xbOstEdul1.1, whole genome shotgun sequence:
- the LOC125653270 gene encoding uncharacterized protein LOC125653270, whose amino-acid sequence MAWIALVFGLVIAVGVCVICISVFFCMKCSSNIGLEERANRNASINTSQSAIAFLTSTSHKTFLFDDSHIPISAPVSRDSDDSDDMSEKEDSGHYISDNEGRNAHSTGDDAV is encoded by the exons AT GGCTTGGATCGCCTTAGTCTTTGGATTGGTGATTGCGGTGGGAGTCTGCGTCATATGCATCAGCGTTTTTTTCTGTATGAAGTGTTCCAGCAATATTGGATTGGAAGAGAGAGCAAACCGGAATGCCTCGATAAACACTTCACAATCAGCAATAGCTTTCCTAACTTCCACAA gtcacaaaacatttttatttgatgattcACATATTCCGATATCTGCTCCAGTCTCCCGTGATTCAGATGACAGCGATGACATGTCTGAAAAAGAAGACTCTGGGCACTACATTAGTGACAACGAAGGGCGCAATGCACACTCTACAGGAGATGATGCAGTTTAA
- the LOC125656433 gene encoding ATP-dependent DNA helicase RecQ-like encodes MNANKTYKYFIGHPEDILIRVSDLAKVSKLFDKTFIVTDEAHCVIEWGDDFRPDYKFIADLHVHLPSCTFLACTATASKEAQKEITTRLGMRNPVFIRNIPIINNNVCLLLNKRIPSTGGHSSAKDAYNYVYKPLLLELFALGWNFPLTIVYCKLQWCAYGVELSKRLLGPSFTLPGDKAQEHFCVVQYHAQQPREVNERIIQMMSAEKSPIKLVFATVALGMGSDLRFVERVYHAGVPSSLEAYTQEIGRAGRSGGQCEDIGDQTSAGV; translated from the exons ATGAATGcaaataaaacatacaaatatttcattggaCATCCTGAAGACATTCTCATCCGTGTGTCAGATCTGGCTAAAGTATCAAAACTGtttgataaaacatttattgtGACAGATGAAGCACACTGTGTTATAGAATGGGGGGATGATTTCAGGCCTGATTACAAGTTTATTGCTGACCTTCATGTCCATTTGCCATCCTGCACATTCCTTGCATGTACAGCCACTGCAAGCAAAGAGGCCCAAAAGGAGATTACTACCCGTTTAGGAATGAGAAATCCGGTATTTATTAGAAACATACCCATTATTAACAACAATGTgtgtttacttttaaacaaacgaATTCCATCTACTGGAGGACACAGTTCAGCAAAAGATGCTTACAATTATGTGTACAAGCCTTTACTGCTTGAACTATTTGCATTGGGATGGAATTTTCCTCTAACAATTGTGTACTGTAAGCTACAATGGTGTGCGTATGGTGTGGAGCTGTCAAAGAGACTTCTTGGGCCATCTTTCACTCTACCTGGTGACAAAGCACAAGAGCATTTTTGTGTTGTACAATACCATGCACAACAACCCAGAGAG GTAAATGAACGAATCATCCAGATGATGAGTGCAGAGAAGTCACCAATCAAACTTGTATTTGCCACTGTGGCTCTAGGGATGGGTAGTGATTTGAGATTTGTGGAGAGGGTGTACCATGCTGGAGTTCCATCATCTCTTGAAG CATATACACAGGAAATAGGACGAGCTGGCCGAAGTGGAGGACAATGTGAGGATATAGGTGATCAAACCTCTGCTGGGGTGTAG